A portion of the Ricinus communis isolate WT05 ecotype wild-type chromosome 10, ASM1957865v1, whole genome shotgun sequence genome contains these proteins:
- the LOC8258895 gene encoding protein BUD31 homolog 2, whose translation MPKVKTNRVNYPEGWELIEPTLRELQAKMREAENDPHDGKRKCEALWPIFKIAHQKSRYIFDLYHRRKEISKELYEFCLDQGYADRNLIAKWKKPGYERLCCLRCMQPRDHNFATTCVCRVPKNLREEKVIECVHCGCRGCASGD comes from the exons ATGCCGAAAGTGAAGACAAATCGTGTCAACTATCCTGAGGGCTGGGAATTGATTGAGCCTACCCTACGTGAATTACAAGCCAAGATGAGAGAAG CTGAAAATGACCCGCATGATGGTAAGAGAAAATGTGAGGCTTTGTGGCCTATTTTTAAGATAGCGCATCAAAAAAGCCGATACATTTTTGACCTTTACCATCGTAGAAAGGAAATAAGCAAGGAGTTATACGAGTTTTGTCTGGATCAAGGCTATGCGGACCGCAATCTTATTGCAAAGTGGAAGAAG CCGGGTTATGAACGTCTCTGCTGTTTAAGATGCATGCAACCACGGGATCACAACTTTGCAACTACCTGCGTATGCCGAGTGCCCAAGAACCTGAGGGAGGAGAAGGTCATAGAGTGTGTCCATTGCGGTTGCAGGGGATGTGCTAGTGGAGATTGA